The genome window TTGGCTCACCAAAGAACCAAATATTCAGTTCAAATAATTTTTAAACAAATTTTTCTTTTGCGCCGTTGAAGTTCTAAATACCTATTATGTAAAATGATACTCTTAAAAAGAGTTAATTTCATCGAAAATCTCCTGACGATTTTAAAGTTTATTTCATAAATTTCATTGACACGGTGTATTTTTGTTCGTTATAATTATTAGCTAAAAGATCCACAAAGGAGAGATTATGAAAATAAAGCAAACGATTGCTAGTATTTTATTGGCATTTACCCTTACGGGTGCTACTACAGTGCAAGCAAAATCCGACCCAAAGCAGGTTCTAAACTGGACTGAAAGTGTTGAAATAGCATCTTTAGATAACGCACAAGGAACCGATCTTTTGAGTTTCAACGTGATGTTAAATACGCAGGAGTCATTGTATCGTTTAGATGAAAAAGGGAAGCCACAACCGGCTTTAGCTCAGAAAACGACGATTTCAGACGATGGTAAAACTTACACTTTTAAAATTCGACCTAACGTCAAATGGTCCAACGGTGATCCAGTTCGGGCACAAGATTTTGTTTATGCTTGGAAGCGAATCGTCGACCCTAAAACGGCCGCGCAAAATGCATATAACTTTTTCCAAATCAAAAATGCAAAAGAAATCAATAGCCAAAAAGCGGAACCCGATACTTTAGGAGTTGAAGCGAAAGATGATCATACTTTTGTAGTTCATTTAACACGCCCCGTTTCTTATTTTAAAACTCTTGTGTCGTGGCCTTTGTTTGCGCCGGTCAATCAAAAGGTCGTTGAGAAATACGGCAAGGAATACGGAACGAGTGCAGATAAAACTGTTTCAAGTGGCCCTTTTATGATTAAGGACTGGACTGGCACTAATAGTAAGTGGTCTTTGGTCAAGAATCCGAAGTATTGGGATAAGAAGCATGTTAAGCTAGACCAAATTAACGAAAGTGTCGTTAAAGACGCTCAGACGGGGATCAATCTTTATCAGAATCATAAGGTTGATGAGACCGTTCTTATTGGTGAACAGGTTCCTCAGTTCAAAGGTCAAGATGATCTGGTTCTTCGCAAAGCTTCATCCGGCGTCAGAATCGATTTGAACCAAAAAAATGTCAAAGCTTTCAAAAATCGTGACATTAGACGTGCGCTTTCCCTCACAATCAATCGAAAACAGTTAACTAAAAATATTTTGCAGGACGGTTCTTTAGAGCCGAAGGGATTTGTGCCGATTGGATTGGGCAAGGATCCATCTAATGGTAAAGACTTTGCACGTCAGACCGAAGTGAAGTCAGCAGTAACTAAAGATTTATCGCAAGCCAAAAAACTTTTAGCTAAAGGGATGAAGGCAACTGGCACTAAAAAATTAGACGTTAATATGGTTGTGGATGATTCGCCTAACATGAAGAAAACGGGCGAGTTTGTGCAGGGCGAATTGGAAAAATTACCTAATGTTAAAGTTAATATTAGAAGTCTGCCGAAGGTTCAGCGTCTTGCAAGCCAGAAAAAAGGCGACTACGATTTAATCATTACTCAGTGGACTTCAACTTATTCAGATCCAATCATCTTTTTGACCGTTTGGCAATCTGATTCATCATATAACGATTCTAAATGGAAGAACTCCAAATATGATAAATACATTGAACAAGCCGAGAATGAATACGCAAATAATCCATCAAAACGATGGACTCAGTTGCAAAAAGCAGAACGGGAATTAATGGATGATCAGGGAACAATTCCGCTCTATCAAGTCGGTCAGGCCCAATTGTTGAATCCAAAAGTTAAGGGTATTGTCTACAATGGCTCAGGAATCCCTTACGACTGGAAAACGGCATATATCAAAAAATGAGGATAGAAGATGAAATATAACATTGATAACGAGGAATTACTTCAAAACTTTATAACTTATGCCAAGGTTAACACTCGATCTGACGAAGAAGCTCCGGTTGATCAAGTTCCATCAACGCTTGGTCAACTTGAATTGGCTCAATTAATCAAAAAACAGCTTGAAGAATTGGAGCTCCAAGATGTGAAGATTAATCCTGATAATGGCTTTGTCACAGGCTTACTCCCAGG of Xylocopilactobacillus apicola contains these proteins:
- a CDS encoding peptide ABC transporter substrate-binding protein; this encodes MKIKQTIASILLAFTLTGATTVQAKSDPKQVLNWTESVEIASLDNAQGTDLLSFNVMLNTQESLYRLDEKGKPQPALAQKTTISDDGKTYTFKIRPNVKWSNGDPVRAQDFVYAWKRIVDPKTAAQNAYNFFQIKNAKEINSQKAEPDTLGVEAKDDHTFVVHLTRPVSYFKTLVSWPLFAPVNQKVVEKYGKEYGTSADKTVSSGPFMIKDWTGTNSKWSLVKNPKYWDKKHVKLDQINESVVKDAQTGINLYQNHKVDETVLIGEQVPQFKGQDDLVLRKASSGVRIDLNQKNVKAFKNRDIRRALSLTINRKQLTKNILQDGSLEPKGFVPIGLGKDPSNGKDFARQTEVKSAVTKDLSQAKKLLAKGMKATGTKKLDVNMVVDDSPNMKKTGEFVQGELEKLPNVKVNIRSLPKVQRLASQKKGDYDLIITQWTSTYSDPIIFLTVWQSDSSYNDSKWKNSKYDKYIEQAENEYANNPSKRWTQLQKAERELMDDQGTIPLYQVGQAQLLNPKVKGIVYNGSGIPYDWKTAYIKK